CAAATACTCCTAAAGTACCTAATCCCAAAAAGGGATTCATAGTGAGTAAAATTCCCAAGCTAATAGCGGCAGATTTACCCCCAGAAAATTTTAACCAAATAGATTTACTATGACCTAAAACAGCTAATAAAGATGCGATCGCAATCAGCCAATCCTGCCATTGTATTGGCAATATTTCCCCACCACCATAAATAAAAAATAATTTTACACTGGCTACTGCCAAGATCCCTTTTAACATATCGATTAATAATACTGTCAGCGCCGCCCCTTTCCCTACGGTTCTTAATACATTTGTTGCTCCCGTAGAACCTGAGCCATATTCCCTAATATCAATACCTTTTAAAACCAAAGCCACTAAATAACCAGTGGGAATAGAACCCAACAAATAGGCAAAGAGAATCAAGCCAAAACTGATAAGAAGTGAAAAAGTCATGACAAAACCTGTTGAACACTGACATATATTATCAGGGATCATGGATATTTAGACAAATGCCCTAAATAAAACCTCAGTTAGAACCAAGAATATAAGATAAGAGTCGATTTTAGGTAACAATTGAAAACCATTAATTTATCACAGATAAAAATCAAATATATTAACTTTACTTGTCTAGTTTTCTCTGAATTTAACCTCAATAAGTCTAAAAATTACCTAATAAAAAAGATACAACTTAAGTTAAACTTAGCAAAACAGTAGGAAACATTTTTTTAATATATCCGAAATATATTTTATTATGACTGATCGTAAAATAGCTTTAATTACCGGCGTTACAGGGCAAGATGGTTCTTATTTGAGTGAACTATTGTTAGAAAAGGGTTATGAGGTTCACGGTATTATTAGACGAACTTCCACCTTCAATACTGATAGAATTGATCACATTTATCAAGACCCCCACCAACAAGATGCTCGGTTTTTTCTTCACTATGGAGACTTAACCGATGGTACAACCCTAAGACGTATTCTGGAAGAAGTTAAACCTGTAGAAGTATATAATCTGGGAGCTCAATCTCATGTAAGGGTCAGTTTTGATGCCCCTGAGTTTACCGTTGATAGTGTGGCGATGGGTACATTGAGACTATTAGAAGCCATTAAAGACTATAGACAGCGCACAGGTATTGATGTGCGATATTATCAGGCTGGTTCATCAGAAATGTTCGGCAAGGTAATGGAAATTCCCCAAAAGGAAACTACCCCTTTTTATCCCCGTAGCCCTTATGCTTGTGGAAAAGTTTATGCTCACTGGCAAACAGTAAATCACCGTGAATCCTATAACATTTTCGCTTGCAATGGGATTTTATTCAACCACGAAAGCCCCCGCCGAGGTGAAACTTTTGTTACTCGTAAAATCACAATGGCGATCGCACGTATTGTGGCAGGGCAACAGAAAAAATTGTATTTAGGTAACTTAGACTCAAAAAGAGATTGGGGTTATGCTAAAGACTACGTTAAGGCTATGTGGTTAATGTTACAACAAGATGAGCCAGATGATTATGTGGTAGCAACGGGGGAAACCCATTCTGTGAAAGAATTTTTGGAATTAGCCTTTTCTCACGTTAACCTCCAGTGGGAAGATTATGTGGAATTTGATGAGCGCTACTTACGCCCCGCAGAAGTGGACTTATTAATTGGAGATCCCACTAAAGCTAAGGAAAAACTAGGTTGGCAACCATCTTTAACCTTCCCCCAGTTAGTTAATTTGATGGTAGATGCAGACTTAGAGGCTTTAGGTATCAGTAATGGTGATAAAGTCCAAGATCAAGCCTATATTCGTCATAATATGCGACCTAGTGTTAACTAGAAAGATATAAAAAAATAAGAGGATAAGGAGATAAAAAATTACTTAATTCCTCTTCTCCCATTAACCGTATCCAAAAATAAGCAAATCGATTATTCGATCTACGGTACTATGGAACTTGAAATTGCGTTCGGTGTAGCATTACCTTCGATGATCGAAATTTATATTTCCTTGACATTACTTGAGCATAATAGCTTATGACAATTGAATATACCTCCCTAGCAGATCAACTTATCGCCTACCTCGCCAACGATAGGTCAAACACATCTGGGAAAAGTTCTTCACTTAATACAAGTATCTTGCTTAATGCAGATCTTTTTGGTAAAGAAGGAACAATTATTACTGCTAATTATGGATTTGAAGGCTATATGGGAATACCCGGCATGACGGGAACAGATCAAGCCTCTCAGGATATTGCCTTTGCGAATAACGTTTCTTGGCAAGATTTGGGGGGCAATACAACCATGAATCAACGAGCCTATACTTCTGCTATTAGCACTGATACAGTTCAAGCAACTTATGATGTTGATATTGAAAAATTAGATAATATTCCCGTTGTTTTTAGTTTTCCCTTGTTACCAACAACCGTTAATCCTACAGACTTTAGAATTACTCGTAACGATGGTGTGGTGGTGACACCTGTTATTGCTTCTTTTTTGCCCAATGCAGAATATAATGAACGGCAAACAGTGGTAATTACAGGAGAATTTGGCAATAGGGGAATTCCCGGTACAGAGGGAGCAATTTATCCTGTATCCGTTTCTACGGTGTTAGACTCAACCCCACTAGAAATGATTGGTGAAGATGGTTTAATGAGTGCAGTAGGTATAACTGTTGATAGCCAAAATCCTTATGTTGTAGGTAATGGACCTAAAATGGTTACGGCTAAGTTAAATCGTTTTAGTGATTTAGGAGAAGGTGCGCCCCTTTGGCTAGTTACTAATCAAAATAATAGCGGTTCTGACTTGTATGGAGAACAAGCCCTTTTCCGTCTTCGTATTTATACCAGTGCTGGATTTTCCCCCGATGGTATTGCTAGTATTTTGCCAACGGATTATCAAAAATTTTTCTTGGTGAAAGCTGAAGATTCTTCAGGTAATATAATTGAGCTTGTAGAAACAGGGGTTGATTATGAAATTTCTGGATTTGGTTCAATTCGAGTGGAAGGGTTAGCAGATTTATCTTTAGCACAACCCACTTATGATAATACGTACATTGAAGATCACGACAATTACTACGATATTATTCTTTCTGGGGATGAAGAAGCTATTAATCAAATCAAAACTGTTGAACTTCCTTCCTCTGGGGATTATTCTGTAGTTTACAATCCAGGCGGCCCCGGTAATAATCCAAGCAGTAATCCTGAAGGTCCTTTTACTGTTCCGAGTACACCCCATCAGGTCAATGTTGACAATGATATTAACCGTGTTTCCAATGTTTCTTATGTAGAAGTTGATGGAGCGGTTATGCGTAATCCCTATACAGGTCAACCCATTGGGGAAAACATGGGGGTAGCAGTCAAAGATTTAGCCTCTGGTTATGAAATTTATCAATATTTAGATCCTGATGGTAAAGTTTTTTATGCCTCATTTTCTGTCTCAACGGATTTAGTCACCGATTTGACAGACGAGCTAACATCTCCCACTCCCATTAATTTCATTGATGCTAGGGAGTTAACTCAAGGGGAATCTTTTACTGTTTCTGGTTCTTATAGTCGTGAAGCGGCTTTTAATAGTGAAATGGGGTTTTATCGTATTTTAAATGAATCTGGGGCAGTATTAGATCCTCTCACGGGTACAGAAATTAACCCAACAGAAGCAGGTTACGTAGAGGTTGCTTTATCTGAATCAAACCGATTATCAACTTCAGGCTCAACTTTAGCCGCAGAAAATTTCACAACTAAAAGTTTTGCTTTTAGCATCTTCGGCGGTGAATTATATGCACCATTTCTAAAAGTAGATTTTGGAGATTTTGGCAATGGGAGCGAAGAAATTTA
This is a stretch of genomic DNA from Cyanobacterium aponinum PCC 10605. It encodes these proteins:
- the plsY gene encoding glycerol-3-phosphate 1-O-acyltransferase PlsY, with the translated sequence MTFSLLISFGLILFAYLLGSIPTGYLVALVLKGIDIREYGSGSTGATNVLRTVGKGAALTVLLIDMLKGILAVASVKLFFIYGGGEILPIQWQDWLIAIASLLAVLGHSKSIWLKFSGGKSAAISLGILLTMNPFLGLGTLGVFVIVLSISKIVSLSSISAAIAVNILMWLLQPTAPYIVFAIIAASYVIIRHRSNIDRILSGKEPRIGQTA
- the gmd gene encoding GDP-mannose 4,6-dehydratase, with product MTDRKIALITGVTGQDGSYLSELLLEKGYEVHGIIRRTSTFNTDRIDHIYQDPHQQDARFFLHYGDLTDGTTLRRILEEVKPVEVYNLGAQSHVRVSFDAPEFTVDSVAMGTLRLLEAIKDYRQRTGIDVRYYQAGSSEMFGKVMEIPQKETTPFYPRSPYACGKVYAHWQTVNHRESYNIFACNGILFNHESPRRGETFVTRKITMAIARIVAGQQKKLYLGNLDSKRDWGYAKDYVKAMWLMLQQDEPDDYVVATGETHSVKEFLELAFSHVNLQWEDYVEFDERYLRPAEVDLLIGDPTKAKEKLGWQPSLTFPQLVNLMVDADLEALGISNGDKVQDQAYIRHNMRPSVN
- a CDS encoding DUF4114 domain-containing protein, whose product is MTIEYTSLADQLIAYLANDRSNTSGKSSSLNTSILLNADLFGKEGTIITANYGFEGYMGIPGMTGTDQASQDIAFANNVSWQDLGGNTTMNQRAYTSAISTDTVQATYDVDIEKLDNIPVVFSFPLLPTTVNPTDFRITRNDGVVVTPVIASFLPNAEYNERQTVVITGEFGNRGIPGTEGAIYPVSVSTVLDSTPLEMIGEDGLMSAVGITVDSQNPYVVGNGPKMVTAKLNRFSDLGEGAPLWLVTNQNNSGSDLYGEQALFRLRIYTSAGFSPDGIASILPTDYQKFFLVKAEDSSGNIIELVETGVDYEISGFGSIRVEGLADLSLAQPTYDNTYIEDHDNYYDIILSGDEEAINQIKTVELPSSGDYSVVYNPGGPGNNPSSNPEGPFTVPSTPHQVNVDNDINRVSNVSYVEVDGAVMRNPYTGQPIGENMGVAVKDLASGYEIYQYLDPDGKVFYASFSVSTDLVTDLTDELTSPTPINFIDARELTQGESFTVSGSYSREAAFNSEMGFYRILNESGAVLDPLTGTEINPTEAGYVEVALSESNRLSTSGSTLAAENFTTKSFAFSIFGGELYAPFLKVDFGDFGNGSEEIYFPFAGANSDKLDHVTNFGANVIGFEDLNGGGDRDFDDIILRFSIT